DNA from Corynebacterium aurimucosum ATCC 700975:
CAGGGACCACGAGTCGAAACCAGCCGGAGCAAAGGCCGGGGCAATGGTGCGCGAGACCGCGCCGTAGGCGGAATCCTCCGGTGCTGGTGGCTCGCCCAAGGTAGTCTCGTGCACCGCGGCCCCAACCGGGATGGCCATGAGCAGCCACACCACGACCACCGTGCTCACGATGATGCCACCGGCGGTCTGCAGGAAGCCCTTCAACCGCGTCCACATCACGCTCAGCGCTAGGCGCGCGGTGGGCAGCTGGTACGTTGGCAAGTCAATAACCAGCGCTTCCTCAGGCACCGCGCGCCACAGCGTCTTTCGCAGCGCCAAGCCAACGAGCACTAGCAGCGCGATGGAAATGACGTACATGATGAACACCACGCTGCCGGCGTGCTCCGGGAAGAACGTGGCCGAAAGCATAACGAAGACCACCAAGCGCGCCGAGCACGAGGTAAACGGAATGAGCAGCGCGGTCATGATGCGATGCCGCGGGCTGCCGAGCACGCGCGTGGCCGAGATCGCCGGCACGTTGCAGCCAAAGCCCACCACGATGGGGATGAAGGCCTTGCCCGGCAGTCCGATGGCCCGCATAAGGCGATCCGTGACCACCGCCGCACGCGCCATGTAGCCGGAATCCTCCAACACCGCCAAGCACAAGAACATCAGCGCCATGAGCGGGGCGAAGGTGAGGACCATGCCGACGCCGCCGATGAGGCCGTCGACAAGCAAGCCCGTAATGAGGGGGTGACCTAAGCCGATGGCCCCGAGCCCCGCCCGCGCCCAGTCGCTCAAGGGTCCGGAGATCAGCGTTTCCAAACCGTCCTGGAGGGGAGCGGCCACCGTGGTGGTGATTTGGAAGACCAGCCACATCACGGCCAGGAACAGCAGCGGCCCCACCACTGGGTGGAGGGCCACCGCGTCGAGGCGGTGGGAGAGTGGCGTGGCGTGCTCGACCTCGCTCACCGAGGCCTTCGCCGCCGCATCTAGCTCCGCGAAGCGGCCCTCCAGGCCGGTGTCCTCGCGCAGCCGTACCGGCTCAGCCACCAGAGAATCAACAACAACTTCTCGCAGCTTCTCGACGCCCTCCCGCTTACGCCCATCAACCACCACCACTGGGATGGAAGTGGCCTCAGCGAGCGCAACGGGGTCCACCGTTTGGCCCTGGTTGAGGGCCACGTCGGTCTTCGTTAGCGCGATAATGAGGCGGTAGGGCTGCTCCGCCAACTGGAGGGCCACGTTGAGGCCGCGCGCGACGGCGCTGGCATCGACGACCACGACGACGGCGTCGGGGCGCTCATCATCGGGGCAATCGATGAGCATGGCGCGGGTGAGCGCCTCATCGGGGCTGAGCGGATCGAGCGAATAGGTGCCGGGAAAATCGATGAGATCGGCGGTAGATTCCCCCAGCTTCCAGGCGCCGCGGCTGACCTCAACCGTAGTTCCCGGCCAATTGCCGGTCTGCGCCTTCGCGCCGGTCAGAGCGTTAAAGAGCGTGGACTTTCCGGAGTTGGGGGATCCGACGAGCGCGATGATGGGTGCTCCGGCAGGGGCTACCGCGCCGCCCGGATCGCCGTGGCAGCTGGGTTTCGTGGTGGCCATGGTTTAGACCTCGATGGCTTGCAGCGTTGCCTTATCGATGGCGTAGCGGCAGCTGCCCACCGAGACAACGCGGGCGCCGCCGGCCACGCGCGGGCCCATAGTCAGCGTGGCGCCGGGGCGGATTCCTAGCTCGCCGAGGCGCACTGCCAGTGCGGCATCGCAGGTGCAGGAAATGCACTCGGCTCTCAGGGTGATGGTGCATCCCACGGGGATAGCGTCGGCGGTTTGTCGCGGGCACTCAGATAACTTCACGGTGAGCCCTCTTCCTTAAATAAGCACTACCGAATAAGCATTATCTTTATAGGGTACCCTTAGTAAATATAGGTCCGTCTAGGTTTTGTGGCTATCTCTTAGGTGATCCTCACCACGCGGCGCAGTTGCACCGCGGATTAAGCGAGTGGATTGGTCCAGCTGCTCACCTGGCGCAGCCTCTGGCGATTCTTCAGTCGCGATTGGCCCAGCTTGCGGGACATGCGGTCCAGAATCTGGATGGCTTCCGTGATGTGCGGGCCCTTGTTGAGCATGACGCACTCCGCGCGCAGCGCATAGCCGGCGTCCGTGATTTCCGCACGGGAGGGAAGCCCCGTCTTGGCCAGAGTCTCCAGCACCTGCGTGGCCATGATGACCGGGATGTGGGCCGCCTCCGCGACCTTCATGATGCGCCCCGGCACCTGGACCATCTGCTCAAACCCCAATTCCACAGCCAAGTCACCGCGCGCAATCATGATGCCGAACTTGGCATGCCGCATGCCTTCCAGCAGCACACTTCCCAGCTGCTCATAAGCCGGAACCGTCTCAATCTTGAGCACGATGCCGAGGTCACGCACGCGCTGCGCCATCTCCTCTGATTCCTGCTCGGCGGCAATCTCCTCGAGCGTGTCATAGAGGAAGGCCACATCAGCCGGCGTGCGGATGAAGGAGACCGCCGCGATATCGCAGTGCGTGGCCACAAAACGCAGCGCTTCGATGTCTTCCTCGGTGAGACTGGGCAGCGGGACGTCGGTATCCGGCAAGTTGATTCCCTTATAGGCGGCCAGGTTGGTGCCGGTCGGTCCGGCATGCTCCACGGTGACGACGGCCTCGCGCGCCGCACCATTCTCCCGCACCTCGCGGACGCGGCCGGCGATGGCACCATCATCGAAAATCACCCGGTGGCCGACTTCGAGCGCACCGACCACCTCCGGCAGCGTGCACCCAATAGTGGTGACCTCACCCTCCACAATCCGCGCCGGCTCCGCAGACGTGCTGAGCACCAACTCCTCGCCGCGGTGCAGGCGAATCTTCTGCTCGAGAGCCGGCACCCCATGCACCCGAGTGATCTCCCCGCCGTGGTTGAGCACCGTCCCCTCGGCGAGGTAGCAGTTGCGCTCACCGTGCAGCACGGCCACGCCTACCTCTACGCTCTCCACCGTGAACACACGGGAGCGCCCGCGCGCCTCCGTGAAGCGCACCTCGCTGCCGGGGTACAGGCGCGCCAACCACTCACCATCCACCTCCAGCGCTACCGCTGGGCGGGCCGCGCTTGGCGACGCCTCCCCCGCCACCCCGTGGGCGCGGGTAGAGGAGGGGGCGTCGTGAAGCACGAGCGTTGCTGGGCTCAGCAGCTCGCCCGCAGCGGTGCGCTCGCCGCGCACGCGGATGACCTGCGGACCCGGCTCGATGCTGCCGGTGCGAACCTTGGGGCCGGCGATATCGCAGGAAATCAGGATCTCGCGCCCCACCTCCTCGGCGGCGCGGTGGACGTGCTCCACCATCTTCGCCCAGGCAGCCTGGTCATCGTGGGCGCAGTTGATGCGGGCTAATTCCATGCCCGCGCGGGCGAAGCCGAGGACCAACTCATAATCCTCCGCGGCCTCGGTGGGAAGGGTCACCATGATGCGCGCGTGGGTGTCCTCCTGGGTGGGGCCGAGGAGGGCTTCGGTGTTGGCGTCGAGGATATCGTCCGCGTCCGCATAGGCCGTGGCGATGGGCTGCACGGGGTAGGTCGGTGCCTGGCCATCGAAGGCGTCGAGCACGTTGCGCGCGGCGTGGAGGCGCTCCAGCACCGCGGGCTCCGGGTGGCTGAGACTCGTGGCGCCCAAGGCCGTGAGGCCTTCCTGGAGTTCGACGGCGTCCTGGGAGCGCAATTCCATATAGCGCACCAAGTTGACCGCTCCGGGGCGGTGGACGGGATCCACGCGCGCGATCTGCGCGGCGTGCGCGGCAGACGAAGCTTCGACGCGGGTAGTGAGGGAATCAAGAAGTGGGCGCAGGCTAGGCAAGGTGTCTCCTTCGGTGTGAAAGTCCACCCATATTGTGCCGCGACTTGTTAGACCGCGCCACGGAAGCCGAGCTGGCGCCAGGCCTCGTACACGGCCGTCGACGCTGCGTTGGATAGATTCATCGAGCGCCGCGCCGGCATCATGGGGATGCGCACGCGCTCCGTTACCCGCGGGTGGAAGGCGTGCTCCTCCGGCAGGCCCGTGGGCTCGGTGCCGAAAAGCAGGACATCACCCTCCTGGTATTCCACGTCGGTGAACCACTTTTCTGTGTGGGTGGTAAAGGCGAAAACACGCGCGTCGGGGAGGGCCTCCATGCAGGCGTCGAAGTCTTTGTGGATCTTGAGGTCTGCTAAGTCGTGGTAATCCAGGCCCGCGCGCTTAAGGTGCTTGTCCTCGAAATTGAAGCCGAGCGGCTCAATGAGGTGCAGGCTCGCGCCCGTGACGGCGGCGGTGCGGATGGCGTTGCCGGTGTTGGTAGGGATCACGGGGTTGTCGAAGACGATGTGCAAGCTGCTCATAGGCATCAGTCTAGGATGGTGTGCATGAGCGCTACCAAACTAGATGGCAACTTGTACCGCGACGAGATTTTCGAGGACCTGGCCCAGCGCGTGGCCGCCCTCAAGGAGAAGGGGATTACCCCGGGCCTGGCCACGGTCCTGGTGGGCGATGATCCGGGTTCGCATTCCTACGTGAAGATGAAGCACCGCGATTGCGAGAAACTCGGAATTAACTCGATTCGCAAGGACCTGCCTGCCGACGTTTCCCAAGAGGAGCTGGAGCGCGTCATCGAGGAACTCAACAATGATGACGCCTGCACCGGCTACATCGTGCAGCTGCCGCTGCCGAAGCACTTGGATGAGAACCGCGTGCTGGAGCTTATCGACCCAGCCAAGGACGCCGATGGCCTGCACCCGATCAACCTGGGCAAGCTGGTGCTCAACGAGGAGGCCCCGCTGCCGTGCACGCCGAATGGCTGCATCCACCTGCTGCGCCGATTTGGGGTAGAGCTCGATGGCGCGAAGGTCGTGATCATTGGCCGCGGCGTGACTGTGGGTCGCCCGATTGGCCTGATGCTCACTCGCCGCAGCGAGAATTCCACGGTGACGCTGTGCCACACCGGCACCAAGGACCTTGCCGCGGAAACCCGTGAGGCCGATGTCATTATCGCGGCAGCTGGCAAGGCACACATGCTGACCGCCGATATGGTTAAGGAAGGCGCCGCGGTTCTCGACGTCGGCGTGTCCCGCGTCGACGGCAAACTCGCCGGCGACGTAGCCGAGGATGTCTGGGAGAAGGCCGGCTATGTCTCCCCGAACCCGGGCGGCGTGGGTCCGCTGACGCGCGCGTTCCTGGTCAGCAATATCGTCGAGCGCGCCGAAAAGCTTGCCGCTCAATAGCGCCCCAACACGAACACCCAAGCAATGAGCATGTCCCCACAGTCAGAAGGAAGCCCGCGGCACCGAGCGCAACGGATGCCCCGGCGCCCGGCTCAGGGCCGAGCCAGTGCGCAGGCTAAGGTTGCGCCGCCGGTGTCTTTGGCCAATCCCCACGACGCGCACCTGAAACCCTCGGCGCTGCCGTCGGCTATCCAGTGGCTGGCCATCGGGCTGTTCGTCGTGGCAGTCGTGGTGTCGGGTTTCTACGCCGTGTTTGAGCACTGGCGCCGCGCCACGTTGCTGCTGGGCGGGGCGCTGATGTGGCTGGCGGTGGTCCGCCTGACCTGCGACTCCTCCCGAGTCGGCGTGCTCGCGGTGCGCTCCCGACGCTTCGATGCCTGCTTTACCGGCATCTTGGGCGCGGCTATGGCGTTCCTGGCCTTTTCCATCGACGCGCTGGGCTCGTGATGCGTGTGACTCCTAAAAAGAGCCACACGGCTCTTTAGATGTAGTATTCGTCGCCGACGTACGCAGGGCCTACATCTAAGCCATTCGGCGCGGAGAGCAGCAGGAAGTTGCGCAGGATGCGATTCATCTGCCGGGTCTCCGTCAGGAAGGCATCGTGGCCCACGGGGGAGACAATCTTGGCCATCGCCAGCAGCTGGTTGACGTTGCGAGAGATGTGCTCCTGCTGGTGATAGGGGTAGAGGATATCCGTGTCCACGCCCACCACCATCGTCGGCACCTGGGATGCCGCCAACGCTTTGATGAGCCCGCCGCGCCCGCGGCCGACGTCATGCCGGTTCAACGCCTCCGTGAGCACCACGTAGGAACCCGCATCGAAGCGCTCGGTGAGTTTCGCCCCCTGGTAATCCAGGTAGGAGTTCACCGCGAAACGCTGGTTCAGCTGGCGGTGCGGACCCAAGGGATTCTCGCCTTGCTGTGCGGTAGCGCCGAAGCGCTCGTCGATCTCCTGCTCGCCGCGATACGTCAAATGCGCGATGCGGCGCGCCGCTGCCAGACCATCCCGCGGAGTCTTGTCCGTGAGGTAGTAATTTCCGCCATGCCAAAACGGGTCGCGCTCGATGGCGGAAATCTGCGCGGATTGGATGCCAATCTGCCAGCCCGAAGCCCGAGCAGACACCGCAATTACGCACACCGCGGACACGCTTTCCGGGTGCAGCAAGCTCCACTCCAGCGTGCGCGCGCCGCCCATCGAGCCGCCGAGTACCGCGTGCACACGCGAAATGCCCAGTTCCTTCAAGCAGTCGTGCTCGGCCTCCACCAAGTCCCGAATCGACAGCGCCGGGAAGCGCCCGCCCCACGGCTTTCCATCCGGGTGCAGCGACTTCGGCCCCGTCGAGCCATTGCAGCCGCCCAGCGCATTGGTCGCGATAACGCACCAGCGCGTGGTGTCCAGAGCCTTGCCAGGCCCCACCAGGTCGGACCACCAGTCCGCCACATTGGAATCACCGGTCAGCGCATGCTCAACCACGAGGACGTTGTTGACGCCGTCTGGGTCGCCGGCAAAAGCGCCCCAGCGTTGGTAGGCCACGTGGGCGTCGGCAAGCACGGCGCCTGCTTCCGTGGTGAAGTCACCGATGGGGACGACGGCGAGCTCGCCTTCGGGCGCGAGTTCCGGGACGGCGCTAACCAATGGCCGCGAACCCACGCTCGAGATCAGCGATGATGTCCTTGACATCCTCGATGCCCACCGACAGGCGCACCGTGGCCTGCGTAATGCCCGCGGCCTTGAGAGCGGCCTCGTCGGACTGGGAGTGTGTGGTGGTAGCCGGGTGTACCACCAGCGAGCGGGTATCGCCGATGTTGGCCAGGTTGGAGTGCAGCTGCAGGGCGTCGATAAACGCCCAGGCCTCCTCGCGGCCGCCGTCGATGTCGAAGGAGAGCACGGAGCCGGTGTAGGCGTAACCGAGCTTCTCCTTGGTGGCCTTGTACGGGGAGGAGTCCAGGCCAGCGTAATTGACGGTGGTGACCTTGGCGTGGGACTCTAGGTACTCAGCCACGGCCTGGGCGTTGGCATTGTGCTTCTCGACGCGCAACTGCAACGTCTCAATGCCATTCAGCGTCAGCCAGGCGTTGAAGGGGGAGATGGCGGCACCGGTATCGCGCAGCAGGCCCGCACGCGCCTTGATTGCGAAGGCCGGTGCGCCCAGGTCGGCGTACTTGAGGCCGTGGTAGGCCTTGTCCGGGGTGACGAAGTAGGGGAAGACGGGCTCGCCGTCGCGCTCGACGGTCCAATCGAAGGAGCCGCCGTCGATGATGGCACCACCGATGGCGGAGCCGTTGCCGGTATAGAACTTGGTGGTGGAGACGACGACGATGTCCGCGCCCAGCTCCAGCGGGCGGGCGAGCGCGCCGGTGGCGATGGTGTTGTCCACGATGAGCGGGACCTGGTTCTTGTGGGCTACCTCGGCGATGGCAGGGATGTCGAGAACATCGGCGACTGGGTTGCCGAAGGTCTCGCCGTAGAAAGCCTTCGTGTTCGGCTGGACGGCGTCCTGCCAAGATGCCGGGTCATCGGGGTTCTCGACGAGGGTGACGTCGATGCCCAGGCGCTTCAAGGTCACGGTAAAGAGGGTGGAGGTGCCGCCGTAGAGGCGCGGGGAGGTAACAATGTGGTCGCCGGCGGAGGCCAGGTTCAAAATGGCCGCGGTTTCGGCGGCCTGGCCGGAAGCGAAAGCTACGGCGGCGACGCCGCCCTCGAGGGAAGCGAGGCGCTCTTCGAGCGCATCCTGGGTGGGGTTGGTCAGGCGGGTGTAAATCGGGCCGGCATCCGAGAGGTTGAAGCGGTTGGCGGCGTGCTCGGCGTCGTTGAAGACATACGAGGTGGTTTGGTAAATCGGCACGTTGCGTGCGTTGGTGGAGCCGTCCAGGTTCTGGCCGGCGTGGAGGGCGCGGGTGGCAAAAGACCACTCGTTGACTTCGGAATTATCGTATTTGGTGCTCATGCCACAAAGGCTAGACCAAGCGGTTCAGTGCTGTTAGTGGCTTTGTGGAAACCGCAGGCAAGCCCGAGAATAAAAATAGACCGAGCGGTTGGTTCGGTGGCCCGTGCGCGTTGTAGATCTCCCCGCAGCGCGAAGGCTCAAGGCGCCTGTTGGATGTCGATGCTTTCACCGACCTGCGGGCGCTGGTAGCCGGTCACGCCGGCGCGCTGGAGCATGCCGTCGGTGATTTGCTTGCCGGCGTCGGAAAGCACGGCGTCATGGATGGGCACCGTCACGCGCGCGCCGATGCGCATGGCATAATCCGCGGCATCCGCCCCGCGCACCCACGGGCCGGCGATGGGAAGCAGGAGGACATTTACCGTGCGTCCCTTAGGGACGCACCACTGGTCGCCGGGGTGCAGCACGCCGCCGAAGAAATAACCCAGGTTCTCCGGGCGCGGAATGTTGGGGTGGATTTCCTCGTGGAGCCCGCCCACCGCGTGAATCTCAAGGCCCAGAACCGTGAACGTCTCTCCGGCATGCACGGCGGTGCCGGAGCCGATGGCGTTGATGGCTTCCTGCGTTCCCCACACTGGCAGGCCGCTCGCGCGCACGGCATCGACGTCGAGGTGATCGCCGTGCGCGTGCGTGAGCAGCACCGCCTCAGCGCCTTCGAGGCAACTGAGATCTGAAAGGGGGCCGGGATCGATAACGATGCGCCCCTGGGGAGCCTCGACGGCCACGGCGGATTGCCCATGCAGCGAAATCTTCATGATTCCCACGCTAGCCAAAAGTGAAGGAATACAGCGAGAGGCCTTCGCTTACTTCCAGCTCGATTGTTTCGGTGTGATTGTCAGGCTCCCGGACGAGATCCACCGTGCCGTCCTGGGTGATGTCGAAGGTGCGGACCGAACCATCCGCGCGGTGCACGCGAACCGTTCCGCTCCCTGATGTTACGAGCTGTACCCAGGCGGCGCGATAATTCAGTCGCAGGCGCGCGTGAGGTCCGGCGGTGATGGGCTGGTCGGCCAAAGTCCACGTCCCACCCAGCGAATACTGACCTAACGGCGGCTCGCTCGTGGTGAACTGGTGCGTGCCGTCGTGGTAATCGGGGTTGGTGAAATACTGTGCGCGTGCGGTGCCGAGGTAGGTCTCCGGCGAGCGCGGCGCGCTGTTCGCATCGGCTGCTTCAATGGGCTCA
Protein-coding regions in this window:
- the feoB gene encoding ferrous iron transport protein B; this encodes MATTKPSCHGDPGGAVAPAGAPIIALVGSPNSGKSTLFNALTGAKAQTGNWPGTTVEVSRGAWKLGESTADLIDFPGTYSLDPLSPDEALTRAMLIDCPDDERPDAVVVVVDASAVARGLNVALQLAEQPYRLIIALTKTDVALNQGQTVDPVALAEATSIPVVVVDGRKREGVEKLREVVVDSLVAEPVRLREDTGLEGRFAELDAAAKASVSEVEHATPLSHRLDAVALHPVVGPLLFLAVMWLVFQITTTVAAPLQDGLETLISGPLSDWARAGLGAIGLGHPLITGLLVDGLIGGVGMVLTFAPLMALMFLCLAVLEDSGYMARAAVVTDRLMRAIGLPGKAFIPIVVGFGCNVPAISATRVLGSPRHRIMTALLIPFTSCSARLVVFVMLSATFFPEHAGSVVFIMYVISIALLVLVGLALRKTLWRAVPEEALVIDLPTYQLPTARLALSVMWTRLKGFLQTAGGIIVSTVVVVWLLMAIPVGAAVHETTLGEPPAPEDSAYGAVSRTIAPAFAPAGFDSWSLAGPLVTGFVAKEALISTWAQTYAVDDVTDASAEEQSHSALSDRVRQDFDRASGGHPLAAVWAYMLFLLAYTPCVATIAAQRREIGWRWTLFGFGIQLATAWVLAVAAFQILRVFI
- a CDS encoding FeoA family protein: MKLSECPRQTADAIPVGCTITLRAECISCTCDAALAVRLGELGIRPGATLTMGPRVAGGARVVSVGSCRYAIDKATLQAIEV
- a CDS encoding pyruvate kinase; the encoded protein is MPSLRPLLDSLTTRVEASSAAHAAQIARVDPVHRPGAVNLVRYMELRSQDAVELQEGLTALGATSLSHPEPAVLERLHAARNVLDAFDGQAPTYPVQPIATAYADADDILDANTEALLGPTQEDTHARIMVTLPTEAAEDYELVLGFARAGMELARINCAHDDQAAWAKMVEHVHRAAEEVGREILISCDIAGPKVRTGSIEPGPQVIRVRGERTAAGELLSPATLVLHDAPSSTRAHGVAGEASPSAARPAVALEVDGEWLARLYPGSEVRFTEARGRSRVFTVESVEVGVAVLHGERNCYLAEGTVLNHGGEITRVHGVPALEQKIRLHRGEELVLSTSAEPARIVEGEVTTIGCTLPEVVGALEVGHRVIFDDGAIAGRVREVRENGAAREAVVTVEHAGPTGTNLAAYKGINLPDTDVPLPSLTEEDIEALRFVATHCDIAAVSFIRTPADVAFLYDTLEEIAAEQESEEMAQRVRDLGIVLKIETVPAYEQLGSVLLEGMRHAKFGIMIARGDLAVELGFEQMVQVPGRIMKVAEAAHIPVIMATQVLETLAKTGLPSRAEITDAGYALRAECVMLNKGPHITEAIQILDRMSRKLGQSRLKNRQRLRQVSSWTNPLA
- a CDS encoding tRNA (cytidine(34)-2'-O)-methyltransferase, which codes for MSSLHIVFDNPVIPTNTGNAIRTAAVTGASLHLIEPLGFNFEDKHLKRAGLDYHDLADLKIHKDFDACMEALPDARVFAFTTHTEKWFTDVEYQEGDVLLFGTEPTGLPEEHAFHPRVTERVRIPMMPARRSMNLSNAASTAVYEAWRQLGFRGAV
- a CDS encoding bifunctional methylenetetrahydrofolate dehydrogenase/methenyltetrahydrofolate cyclohydrolase; protein product: MSATKLDGNLYRDEIFEDLAQRVAALKEKGITPGLATVLVGDDPGSHSYVKMKHRDCEKLGINSIRKDLPADVSQEELERVIEELNNDDACTGYIVQLPLPKHLDENRVLELIDPAKDADGLHPINLGKLVLNEEAPLPCTPNGCIHLLRRFGVELDGAKVVIIGRGVTVGRPIGLMLTRRSENSTVTLCHTGTKDLAAETREADVIIAAAGKAHMLTADMVKEGAAVLDVGVSRVDGKLAGDVAEDVWEKAGYVSPNPGGVGPLTRAFLVSNIVERAEKLAAQ
- a CDS encoding DUF3017 domain-containing protein, translated to MPRRPAQGRASAQAKVAPPVSLANPHDAHLKPSALPSAIQWLAIGLFVVAVVVSGFYAVFEHWRRATLLLGGALMWLAVVRLTCDSSRVGVLAVRSRRFDACFTGILGAAMAFLAFSIDALGS
- the metX gene encoding homoserine O-acetyltransferase MetX, coding for MSRTSSLISSVGSRPLVSAVPELAPEGELAVVPIGDFTTEAGAVLADAHVAYQRWGAFAGDPDGVNNVLVVEHALTGDSNVADWWSDLVGPGKALDTTRWCVIATNALGGCNGSTGPKSLHPDGKPWGGRFPALSIRDLVEAEHDCLKELGISRVHAVLGGSMGGARTLEWSLLHPESVSAVCVIAVSARASGWQIGIQSAQISAIERDPFWHGGNYYLTDKTPRDGLAAARRIAHLTYRGEQEIDERFGATAQQGENPLGPHRQLNQRFAVNSYLDYQGAKLTERFDAGSYVVLTEALNRHDVGRGRGGLIKALAASQVPTMVVGVDTDILYPYHQQEHISRNVNQLLAMAKIVSPVGHDAFLTETRQMNRILRNFLLLSAPNGLDVGPAYVGDEYYI
- a CDS encoding O-acetylhomoserine/O-acetylserine sulfhydrylase, giving the protein MSTKYDNSEVNEWSFATRALHAGQNLDGSTNARNVPIYQTTSYVFNDAEHAANRFNLSDAGPIYTRLTNPTQDALEERLASLEGGVAAVAFASGQAAETAAILNLASAGDHIVTSPRLYGGTSTLFTVTLKRLGIDVTLVENPDDPASWQDAVQPNTKAFYGETFGNPVADVLDIPAIAEVAHKNQVPLIVDNTIATGALARPLELGADIVVVSTTKFYTGNGSAIGGAIIDGGSFDWTVERDGEPVFPYFVTPDKAYHGLKYADLGAPAFAIKARAGLLRDTGAAISPFNAWLTLNGIETLQLRVEKHNANAQAVAEYLESHAKVTTVNYAGLDSSPYKATKEKLGYAYTGSVLSFDIDGGREEAWAFIDALQLHSNLANIGDTRSLVVHPATTTHSQSDEAALKAAGITQATVRLSVGIEDVKDIIADLERGFAAIG
- a CDS encoding MBL fold metallo-hydrolase, which gives rise to MKISLHGQSAVAVEAPQGRIVIDPGPLSDLSCLEGAEAVLLTHAHGDHLDVDAVRASGLPVWGTQEAINAIGSGTAVHAGETFTVLGLEIHAVGGLHEEIHPNIPRPENLGYFFGGVLHPGDQWCVPKGRTVNVLLLPIAGPWVRGADAADYAMRIGARVTVPIHDAVLSDAGKQITDGMLQRAGVTGYQRPQVGESIDIQQAP